The following proteins are co-located in the Patescibacteria group bacterium genome:
- a CDS encoding type II secretion system protein: MNNPKGFTFLEIIITLGVFGILFSISGIALTKFQQSVASSASDREILHILSTAARKARHGQGGAPWGVYIPYSESTRATTTVTVFCGATYATRDITCDDVYTVSNNIHFLAVDFSGAAPDTTNDHEIVFNPLSGSTAQYGSISLGWYNTTRSLSISPDGFVNRQ, translated from the coding sequence GTGAACAATCCAAAAGGCTTCACATTTCTAGAGATCATCATCACCCTCGGGGTCTTCGGGATTCTTTTTTCAATCTCCGGAATAGCCTTAACAAAATTTCAACAATCCGTAGCCTCAAGTGCCAGCGACCGCGAGATCCTCCATATTCTATCAACCGCCGCCCGTAAAGCCCGCCACGGCCAAGGGGGCGCTCCTTGGGGGGTTTATATTCCCTACAGTGAAAGCACGAGAGCAACAACGACCGTCACGGTCTTTTGCGGAGCCACCTACGCCACCAGAGATATAACCTGTGACGACGTCTACACGGTTAGCAACAATATCCATTTTTTGGCCGTAGATTTTAGTGGAGCAGCTCCAGACACTACAAATGATCATGAAATAGTTTTTAACCCGCTCTCTGGGTCTACCGCCCAATACGGCTCAATCTCACTTGGCTGGTATAACACTACTCGCTCGTTGTCCATTAGTCCGGACGGCTTTGTAAATAGGCAATAA
- the mltG gene encoding endolytic transglycosylase MltG — MNILRLLVRALILAAAIGLVCLVVAVNQINHIFFQTPKAGTPAISFTVSPGGSFSNYATLLKERGIIANALWFRVAAEFAGLTDDVQTGVYSFTPGQSYADILAHLTTSEVTDISITFPEGLTLKQMGELVQTKFKISAEDWSKATGQYSKFETHPFVVRAQKPDDVDLEGYLFPDTYRFFADATADDVVQKLIDTMEEKVDGLDEPTGDAKGMTMHEILTLASIVEREVRKPSEMKNVADIFLKRLSIGMALQADSTVNYVTGGKDPSISLNERDTVSPYNTYKNPGLPPGPISNPGMNALTAVIHPATNGYLYFLTDDLGNVYYAETFEQHIQNKAKYLR, encoded by the coding sequence ATGAATATTCTTCGTCTTCTTGTCCGTGCGCTTATTCTTGCTGCTGCGATCGGGCTGGTTTGCTTGGTAGTGGCCGTAAATCAAATCAACCACATTTTTTTTCAAACGCCAAAAGCGGGTACTCCGGCAATTTCCTTTACGGTTTCACCGGGCGGTTCCTTCTCGAATTACGCTACGTTGCTTAAAGAGCGTGGCATTATTGCGAATGCACTTTGGTTTCGCGTAGCGGCAGAGTTTGCCGGGCTGACTGATGACGTACAAACTGGTGTTTATTCATTTACCCCTGGCCAGAGCTACGCAGATATTTTAGCGCATCTGACTACGAGCGAGGTCACGGATATCTCAATCACGTTCCCCGAAGGCTTGACCCTCAAGCAGATGGGCGAGCTGGTACAGACTAAGTTCAAAATTTCTGCCGAGGATTGGTCAAAGGCCACGGGGCAATATTCGAAGTTCGAAACGCATCCATTCGTGGTGCGCGCCCAGAAGCCGGACGACGTTGATCTTGAAGGCTATCTTTTTCCTGATACATATCGGTTTTTTGCCGACGCAACCGCTGACGACGTAGTGCAGAAGCTGATCGACACCATGGAAGAAAAGGTGGATGGACTAGACGAACCCACTGGGGACGCTAAGGGTATGACCATGCACGAAATTTTGACTCTGGCTTCAATTGTTGAGCGCGAAGTGCGGAAGCCCTCAGAAATGAAAAACGTGGCGGATATTTTCTTGAAGCGCCTGTCTATCGGCATGGCTCTGCAGGCAGACTCCACAGTAAATTATGTGACCGGTGGCAAGGATCCGTCCATCTCATTAAACGAGCGTGACACCGTTTCGCCTTATAACACGTACAAGAATCCTGGCCTGCCTCCGGGCCCCATTAGCAATCCAGGGATGAATGCGCTGACAGCCGTTATTCATCCGGCGACTAACGGCTACCTGTATTTCTTGACTGATGATTTAGGGAATGTGTACTACGCCGAGACGTTTGAACAGCATATTCAAAATAAGGCGAAGTATCTCAGGTAG
- a CDS encoding NDP-sugar synthase: MPIQAILLAGGRGTRLAPLTDTMPKPLVPILGKPMMTYVLEHLKAAGITNVAISTAYLGHLIEETYGDGSSMGLELTYLREPEMMGTGGWMKLVDKSQLDEKFIVANADNLFWIDVSAFLKRHEETGATATIAGISIPSETANNYEILDTNTDKTKLNAYVDRSLAEPLRAASPSVFVSSGWYIMTPDVLDIAPDEMPLSHETHVWPALSKSGRTLGFYHGTEPWFDSGTHERLARVEDFLKNRAL; encoded by the coding sequence ATGCCCATTCAAGCCATCTTACTTGCCGGCGGTCGAGGTACGCGTCTCGCCCCCCTGACCGACACCATGCCTAAGCCCTTGGTGCCAATTTTGGGCAAGCCAATGATGACGTACGTCCTTGAACATTTGAAAGCTGCGGGCATTACGAACGTGGCGATCTCGACTGCCTATCTCGGCCACCTCATTGAGGAAACCTACGGCGACGGTTCGTCCATGGGCCTGGAGCTGACATACCTGCGCGAGCCAGAAATGATGGGCACCGGCGGCTGGATGAAGTTAGTCGATAAATCTCAGCTCGACGAAAAGTTTATTGTAGCCAACGCGGATAATCTCTTTTGGATTGATGTTTCGGCTTTTTTAAAACGTCACGAGGAAACTGGGGCCACGGCGACTATTGCCGGTATTTCTATTCCGAGCGAGACGGCCAACAACTACGAGATTCTCGATACGAATACCGATAAGACTAAGCTCAATGCGTACGTTGATAGAAGCCTCGCCGAGCCGTTGCGTGCTGCGTCGCCCTCCGTGTTCGTTTCTTCTGGCTGGTATATTATGACGCCGGACGTGCTCGACATCGCGCCAGATGAGATGCCGCTTTCTCACGAAACACATGTTTGGCCAGCTTTGTCGAAATCCGGCCGCACACTCGGCTTCTATCACGGTACAGAACCTTGGTTTGATTCCGGGACGCACGAGAGACTCGCACGGGTTGAGGATTTTTTGAAAAATAGGGCATTGTAA
- a CDS encoding phosphatase PAP2 family protein yields MDFNLDKPLSTRIEAWGKPHYKLWYFFAVQLINVYVIAWVALGLLGWLAWWVLPLIAFSSWILTISTQAIVGRARPKFEEKTGYKMWWRTYSLPSGHATISAAVATVILLQVHFPNPLILVSLAILFVIAEMLIGLGRIVVGVHYFGDVLVGFVLGIGFGVMY; encoded by the coding sequence ATGGATTTCAACTTAGACAAACCGCTCAGCACACGGATTGAAGCTTGGGGCAAGCCACACTATAAATTGTGGTATTTCTTTGCCGTCCAGCTGATTAATGTTTATGTAATAGCGTGGGTGGCGCTTGGCTTACTTGGCTGGTTAGCTTGGTGGGTGTTGCCGCTGATCGCTTTTTCGTCTTGGATTTTGACCATCAGCACGCAAGCGATTGTGGGACGCGCGCGGCCCAAGTTTGAGGAGAAGACCGGCTACAAAATGTGGTGGCGCACGTACTCCCTCCCGAGCGGGCATGCGACCATTTCTGCAGCAGTCGCGACCGTCATTTTGCTCCAAGTACATTTTCCAAATCCCTTGATCCTCGTTTCTCTCGCTATTTTGTTTGTGATCGCCGAGATGTTGATTGGCCTGGGGCGTATTGTGGTCGGCGTGCACTACTTTGGCGATGTACTGGTTGGGTTTGTCCTGGGGATTGGGTTTGGGGTAATGTATTAA
- a CDS encoding HD domain-containing protein, with translation MQLSDKILKDAVSTLSGKVPRALLVGGAVRDLFLGVPTKDADVEVYGIEPDALEKILRELFTQVDVVGASFGVYKVSLDEGRMLDVAIPRTESKTGKGHKGFEVIGDPSLSVEAALRRRDFTINAIAMDVSTNETIDPYSGRVDLANKLLRVVDEKTFVEDPLRVFRGVQFAARFGLSVEPKTFALMKQMVEDGALGELSKERVTDEWKKLLLKSPKPSIGFTLMRDLGIIERYYPELFAMIGTPQEPDWHPEGDVWIHTLLAVDECARIVRGRVDVKVDPDDTIAMLGAVCHDIGKPLVTKTIDGKIRALGHEEAGVSLTKSFLQKFTFGDDVTHDVAAIVRDHLKPTMLYRSFQKGELNEKQYANAVRRLIKRLGGTSLEAFLAVTESDTRGRGTDAAKVDYTPGLYLRETVKKFDLESAAKIPLLTGAELMAEFNMTPGPKIGEVMKAVESARDEGQLETPDDARVFVREFMYTENK, from the coding sequence ATGCAACTATCAGATAAAATCCTAAAAGACGCCGTCTCTACACTCTCCGGGAAAGTTCCGCGCGCTCTTTTGGTTGGCGGGGCAGTTCGCGACCTGTTCCTCGGCGTGCCGACGAAAGATGCTGATGTTGAGGTCTACGGGATCGAACCGGACGCGCTCGAAAAGATTTTGCGAGAACTTTTTACGCAAGTTGATGTTGTCGGCGCCTCATTTGGTGTGTACAAAGTTTCGCTCGATGAGGGGAGGATGCTCGATGTGGCCATTCCTCGAACAGAGTCAAAAACAGGGAAGGGTCACAAAGGGTTCGAAGTGATCGGTGACCCGTCACTCTCCGTCGAGGCAGCCTTGCGTCGGCGCGACTTTACCATCAACGCGATTGCGATGGATGTGTCGACGAACGAAACGATCGACCCGTACAGCGGACGTGTTGACCTCGCGAATAAACTTTTGCGTGTCGTCGACGAGAAGACATTTGTTGAGGATCCTCTCCGTGTTTTTCGCGGCGTGCAGTTTGCGGCACGGTTCGGTCTCTCGGTCGAACCAAAGACCTTCGCGCTCATGAAGCAGATGGTGGAAGACGGGGCGCTCGGCGAACTCTCGAAGGAACGTGTCACTGATGAATGGAAAAAGCTGTTGCTCAAATCTCCAAAGCCTTCGATCGGTTTCACACTCATGCGCGACCTCGGCATCATTGAACGCTACTACCCGGAGTTGTTCGCGATGATTGGCACTCCCCAAGAGCCCGACTGGCACCCCGAGGGCGATGTTTGGATTCACACCTTGCTCGCCGTAGACGAATGCGCGCGGATCGTGCGGGGGAGGGTCGACGTAAAGGTTGACCCCGACGACACGATCGCGATGCTTGGGGCGGTGTGCCATGACATCGGCAAACCACTGGTTACCAAAACAATCGACGGTAAAATTCGCGCTCTGGGTCACGAAGAAGCTGGCGTTTCGCTGACTAAATCTTTCTTGCAGAAATTTACCTTTGGCGATGACGTTACCCATGACGTAGCCGCCATTGTTCGTGATCACCTGAAGCCGACCATGCTTTATCGTTCTTTTCAAAAAGGCGAACTCAATGAAAAACAATACGCCAACGCCGTGCGCCGGTTAATCAAGCGCTTGGGCGGTACCTCGCTCGAGGCCTTCCTAGCGGTGACCGAGTCTGACACTCGCGGACGGGGGACTGACGCAGCTAAAGTAGACTACACGCCCGGTTTGTACTTACGTGAAACGGTGAAAAAGTTTGACCTAGAATCCGCGGCTAAAATACCGCTTCTCACCGGCGCTGAACTGATGGCCGAATTCAATATGACCCCCGGTCCGAAGATTGGCGAGGTTATGAAGGCGGTAGAGTCAGCTCGCGACGAAGGCCAGCTCGAAACTCCAGACGACGCCCGCGTTTTTGTGCGGGAGTTCATGTATACTGAGAACAAATAA
- the gpmI gene encoding 2,3-bisphosphoglycerate-independent phosphoglycerate mutase, which produces MDSPNPGGRPRPAVLFVLDGFGVAPDSEGNAITRAKKPTFDMLTSRYPVMTLRASSEEVGLSWGEMGNSEVGHLAIGAGRVYYQTLPRINKAVVDGSFASNPALAKAISTVKSSGGTLHLLGLVSSGKVHSYDDHCYALLRMCKEAGIKKVAVHAILDGRDTLYNSGIDFIRNLDAKMKEYGVGEIASLMGRYFAMDRDNRWDRVEKAYNTIALGQSDKTSEDPFAALQDSYSKEVYDEEFPPTVIVKGNKPVATVNMGDAVLFFNFRPDRSRELTRAFVLPTFEKFTREYIKDLVFVTMTDYEKGLPVDVAFPPIVIENSLAETISKAGLVQLHIAETEKYAHVTFFMNGTREEAFPNEDRALIPSPHVASYDAVPEMSAVAVTDRVIAEIERGNYDVIIGNFANPDMVGHTGNLEATIKAVEAVDACVGRLVETILKHDGVLLITADHGNAEEVLNLQTHAMDKEHSTNPVPFFIIGNQFEGKQSIAGDVPNGDLSLMPPVGMLADVAPTMLAILGIPQPPDMTGTPLL; this is translated from the coding sequence ATGGATTCACCAAATCCCGGTGGCCGTCCGCGGCCAGCTGTCCTTTTTGTCCTTGATGGTTTTGGCGTTGCCCCGGATTCTGAAGGAAACGCCATCACTCGGGCCAAAAAACCGACATTTGACATGCTGACCAGCCGCTACCCGGTCATGACCTTGCGGGCTTCGAGCGAGGAGGTGGGACTTTCTTGGGGCGAGATGGGGAACTCGGAAGTGGGCCACTTGGCGATTGGTGCGGGCCGTGTGTATTACCAAACTTTACCGAGAATTAACAAGGCCGTGGTAGACGGTTCGTTTGCGTCTAACCCCGCACTCGCCAAAGCGATCTCCACAGTGAAATCAAGTGGTGGCACCCTGCATCTCCTCGGTCTTGTTTCGAGTGGTAAAGTCCACTCGTACGATGATCATTGTTACGCGCTTTTGCGCATGTGTAAGGAAGCAGGCATCAAAAAAGTTGCCGTACACGCTATTCTTGATGGTCGCGACACCCTTTATAACTCAGGAATTGATTTCATCCGCAATTTGGATGCCAAGATGAAGGAGTACGGAGTGGGCGAGATCGCCTCGCTTATGGGGCGATACTTTGCTATGGATCGTGACAACCGTTGGGATCGCGTAGAGAAGGCTTATAACACTATCGCCCTTGGCCAGTCCGATAAAACTTCTGAAGATCCTTTCGCTGCACTTCAAGACAGTTATTCAAAAGAGGTTTACGATGAAGAATTCCCGCCCACAGTAATTGTGAAAGGTAACAAACCGGTCGCGACCGTAAATATGGGTGATGCTGTGCTCTTCTTTAATTTTCGCCCAGATCGTTCACGTGAGCTAACGCGGGCCTTTGTGTTGCCGACTTTTGAAAAGTTTACGCGTGAGTACATCAAGGATCTTGTTTTTGTCACCATGACTGATTATGAAAAGGGATTGCCGGTAGACGTTGCCTTCCCGCCAATCGTCATCGAGAATTCACTGGCGGAGACTATTTCTAAGGCTGGACTCGTTCAACTTCACATTGCCGAAACAGAAAAATACGCGCACGTTACCTTCTTCATGAACGGTACGCGGGAGGAAGCCTTTCCTAACGAAGATCGCGCACTTATTCCATCGCCTCACGTGGCGAGTTATGACGCCGTGCCAGAAATGAGTGCCGTGGCCGTGACTGACCGAGTGATCGCGGAGATCGAGCGCGGAAACTATGACGTCATTATTGGTAACTTTGCTAACCCAGACATGGTGGGGCATACGGGTAACTTAGAGGCGACGATCAAGGCCGTTGAAGCTGTCGACGCGTGCGTTGGCCGGCTAGTGGAAACCATTTTGAAGCACGATGGCGTCTTATTGATCACGGCTGATCATGGCAACGCGGAAGAAGTGCTGAACCTCCAGACACACGCCATGGATAAAGAGCACAGCACAAATCCTGTTCCGTTCTTTATTATCGGCAATCAGTTTGAGGGCAAACAGTCAATTGCCGGTGACGTGCCTAATGGCGATCTCTCCCTTATGCCACCCGTTGGCATGCTCGCTGACGTTGCCCCAACCATGCTTGCCATTCTTGGAATACCGCAACCGCCTGACATGACCGGTACTCCCTTGCTATAG
- the rsmH gene encoding 16S rRNA (cytosine(1402)-N(4))-methyltransferase RsmH: protein MHIPVLAKEVLEGLALRPGETVIDGTLGGGGHAALMLAATAPSGRLIGFDRDARNLEIACDGMKGSSDRVTYVHDSFGNMVAHVEKADAILFDLGFSSMHVDDATRGFSFMKDGPLDMRYDASKGETAADIVNGAPREEIAAMLRIYSEEPFANQIAKAITDKRKEKKFATTLELADFIASLSKGRGKIHPATRTFQALRIAVNDELGELERGLKAAEQILNPGGRIAIITFHSLEDRMVKNFFKDSAVLKGTTKKPIEASEEEIRTNPRSRSAKLRIAVRA, encoded by the coding sequence ATGCACATTCCCGTTCTCGCGAAAGAGGTATTAGAAGGCTTGGCGCTACGGCCGGGCGAAACCGTCATTGACGGCACGCTTGGCGGAGGAGGGCACGCCGCACTCATGCTCGCAGCCACCGCACCAAGCGGCCGGCTCATCGGCTTTGATCGAGATGCAAGAAATCTCGAAATTGCTTGTGACGGCATGAAGGGTAGCTCTGACCGCGTGACCTATGTCCATGATTCTTTCGGGAACATGGTGGCGCACGTGGAAAAGGCAGATGCCATTCTGTTCGACCTCGGTTTCTCGTCCATGCACGTTGATGACGCCACGCGCGGGTTTTCCTTCATGAAGGACGGACCGCTTGATATGCGTTATGACGCGTCAAAGGGGGAGACGGCCGCGGACATTGTGAATGGTGCACCGCGCGAAGAGATTGCAGCGATGCTGCGGATCTATAGCGAGGAACCTTTCGCGAACCAGATAGCTAAGGCAATCACGGACAAACGGAAAGAGAAGAAGTTCGCGACCACGCTTGAACTCGCGGATTTTATCGCCAGCCTCTCAAAGGGGCGCGGTAAAATTCATCCGGCGACTCGAACTTTTCAAGCCTTGCGCATTGCGGTCAATGATGAACTTGGCGAGCTTGAGCGCGGACTTAAAGCCGCTGAACAGATACTGAATCCGGGGGGCAGAATTGCCATCATCACGTTCCACTCGCTGGAAGACCGAATGGTCAAAAACTTTTTCAAGGACAGCGCAGTCTTGAAGGGCACAACCAAAAAGCCGATCGAGGCCAGCGAGGAAGAGATACGAACTAATCCAAGATCGCGCAGTGCAAAATTGCGGATCGCGGTGCGTGCATAA
- the mraZ gene encoding division/cell wall cluster transcriptional repressor MraZ — protein sequence MFIGEYHITIDDKGRFSVPVKFRGALAQGAVVTRGLDTSLFVLPLEEWGKLAEKIASLPLGQANSRAFARFMLAGAMDVELDSHGRFVVPEYLRTFAGLKKNAVVVGIQNRLEIWDEDAWNAYAKKAEADSGAIAEQLGGI from the coding sequence ATGTTCATTGGCGAATACCACATCACCATCGACGACAAGGGACGCTTCAGCGTTCCGGTGAAGTTTCGCGGGGCCTTAGCGCAAGGAGCGGTGGTGACGCGAGGCCTCGACACTTCACTGTTTGTCTTGCCCTTGGAAGAGTGGGGAAAGCTGGCGGAAAAAATCGCTAGTTTGCCCCTGGGACAAGCCAACTCTAGAGCTTTTGCGCGCTTTATGCTCGCAGGCGCAATGGACGTCGAGTTAGATAGCCACGGACGCTTTGTAGTTCCCGAATATCTTCGGACATTCGCCGGACTAAAAAAGAACGCGGTCGTGGTCGGTATTCAGAATCGTTTGGAAATTTGGGACGAGGATGCGTGGAATGCATACGCAAAGAAGGCCGAAGCCGATTCCGGCGCCATTGCAGAGCAATTGGGAGGAATTTAA
- a CDS encoding UvrB/UvrC motif-containing protein yields MIPEYVKILHGELPDSPGVYFHYDEGGKLLYVGKATSLKKRVGSYFTKAHDARIGELVSKIRRIDYIQTPTVIEALVLEANQIKANEPPYNVMLLDDKSFLYLCLTNDEFPRPVLMRGFDLERLGIKPFERKLSALAKRKFIAVYGPYVSGRSLRTALNLIRRALPWSTCEPPVASEGGVTNPALPRPCFDAQIGKCPGVCTGAINKTAYRKIIKNFQLFFEGKKDRIVKSMRKEMEVAAKQGEFEVAAKLRDELFALEHIQDVALITREDEPSTLPLRDIDTGHINALGRIEAYDIAHISGTSNVAAMTVFENGKPAKDEYRKFRIKGFEGTDDVRAMEEVIRRRFSHDDWPRADLLVIDGGEGQVNRVREVLDEMEIKVPIIGIAKGFDRKQDRLVFDQSNADLRRVAEAFKETLQKVRDEAHRFAGSYHRVLRAQRSGIPKKQNPRA; encoded by the coding sequence ATGATTCCCGAGTACGTCAAAATCCTTCACGGCGAGCTTCCGGATTCCCCGGGAGTGTATTTTCATTATGACGAAGGGGGAAAACTGCTTTACGTGGGGAAAGCAACCAGCTTGAAGAAGCGTGTTGGTTCGTATTTTACGAAGGCCCATGACGCCCGGATCGGCGAGCTCGTGAGCAAAATTCGACGGATCGATTACATCCAGACGCCGACGGTGATCGAGGCTCTCGTGCTCGAAGCGAACCAGATTAAAGCGAACGAGCCACCGTACAACGTGATGTTGCTCGATGACAAAAGTTTTCTGTACTTGTGTTTGACTAACGACGAGTTTCCTCGGCCAGTCTTGATGAGAGGCTTCGATCTCGAGCGTCTTGGCATTAAGCCGTTTGAGCGGAAATTGTCAGCCCTCGCCAAGAGAAAGTTTATTGCTGTGTACGGACCGTATGTGAGCGGTCGGTCATTGCGCACCGCGCTTAATCTCATTCGCCGAGCGCTGCCGTGGTCGACGTGTGAACCACCGGTCGCGTCGGAAGGCGGGGTTACTAACCCCGCCTTGCCACGGCCGTGTTTCGATGCACAAATCGGAAAGTGTCCCGGCGTATGTACGGGCGCGATCAATAAAACGGCGTACAGAAAAATTATCAAGAATTTCCAGTTATTTTTTGAGGGCAAGAAAGATCGAATAGTGAAGTCGATGCGAAAGGAGATGGAGGTTGCGGCGAAGCAGGGCGAGTTTGAGGTCGCTGCAAAATTGCGTGATGAATTGTTTGCGCTCGAGCACATTCAAGACGTCGCTCTAATCACTCGTGAAGATGAACCGTCGACGTTGCCATTGCGTGACATTGACACGGGTCACATTAATGCTCTCGGTAGAATTGAGGCGTATGACATTGCTCACATTTCTGGAACGTCGAACGTCGCGGCGATGACCGTGTTCGAGAATGGTAAGCCGGCGAAGGACGAATATCGAAAGTTCAGAATCAAGGGCTTCGAGGGCACTGACGATGTGCGAGCCATGGAAGAAGTTATTCGCCGCCGGTTCTCGCATGACGACTGGCCACGGGCCGACTTGCTGGTTATCGACGGGGGAGAGGGTCAGGTGAATCGAGTCCGCGAAGTGCTAGACGAGATGGAGATCAAAGTGCCGATTATTGGTATCGCCAAAGGCTTTGATCGTAAACAGGATCGTTTAGTTTTCGACCAATCAAACGCTGATCTGCGAAGAGTTGCCGAAGCCTTTAAGGAAACTCTTCAAAAAGTTCGCGACGAAGCGCATAGATTTGCAGGAAGTTATCATCGAGTGCTGCGGGCGCAACGTTCCGGCATTCCTAAAAAGCAAAACCCCCGCGCATAA
- a CDS encoding vitamin K epoxide reductase family protein has translation MGNIFFLLLAFIGVINTTYLIIKRRKGKAPICPLRGDCAMVLNSKYTKTFGIHNDVIGLAYFIAVLLTPVVVLATLIYGSDETFALGITTLTLLIGTFVAIHVGTFLATVMTIRLLYVQFFIIKKMCFWCLISSFCVLGMTAMLMPSLVTDISNFLSASAG, from the coding sequence ATGGGAAATATCTTCTTTCTACTCTTGGCTTTTATTGGTGTCATCAACACTACATACCTCATCATCAAACGAAGAAAGGGAAAGGCGCCTATATGTCCCCTCAGAGGGGATTGTGCGATGGTCCTCAATAGCAAATACACCAAGACTTTTGGAATACACAATGATGTCATCGGGCTCGCCTATTTCATAGCCGTTCTCCTGACCCCGGTCGTCGTTCTCGCGACACTCATATACGGATCAGACGAAACGTTCGCCCTAGGTATCACAACGCTGACGCTGCTCATAGGAACATTCGTAGCCATACACGTCGGAACCTTTCTTGCGACGGTCATGACCATCCGGCTCCTCTACGTGCAATTCTTTATCATCAAAAAGATGTGTTTCTGGTGTCTCATCTCTTCCTTCTGCGTACTCGGAATGACTGCCATGCTCATGCCGTCGCTCGTTACTGATATCTCAAATTTCCTATCTGCGAGCGCTGGTTAG